From the Diadema setosum chromosome 6, eeDiaSeto1, whole genome shotgun sequence genome, the window tgatcaattcagtgcttatttacgtcgatgttgggcaatttgtcaatcagttgcaatcggactgatgttgttatgaaattgacatttcttatattgatttgtatgttaaacTCTCCTTCTTTTGCATACTCTGTATCACTTTGGTTTCACttgttattgtatttggagaaagaaaatgaaatgcagaaataaaccaaaccaaccaaaccaatgttaaaaaaaagaaagaaaggaaataaaagacattttggGGCTGTATTCCATGTTGAATACAGTTTGTTTCATACATAAGATTCAATGACATAAAAGAGCTCAGCGGGTCCAAAATGTTGTCACGACGTAACTAAAAATGGTTTTTCAGAGCAAACGAATTAGGCATGAATGTCTATACTGATCCGAACACCAGGAGACGGTGAGAGAATGCCAGCTTAGAGTTGGTTCACTCTCACTATCATGACTAAAAAGAACAATACCACCTGACTGAtttgtgtgaaaaaacaaagacgAAATTGATCTTTACATTCTGCAGTCGATGGGCGGCGCGGATGAATttcaatgacaattgacgattcTGACAGCGATGACTTTGAAAATGgtatagacaaaaaaaaagaatccaatGACGATTGACGAAATCAAAGTTAGGACGTGCATTCTGTGTGATTCTCGGGAAGAATCTAAATTACAAACCGTTTAAGCTTTGAATGTGGTTACATATGCTTTGCCCTATACTCcattacaaagaaaatatcttaaTTAGAAGTTAGaaaactgtaaaatgtgaatagCAAAAGTGCGCTTTTAGCGCATTCTATTTCCTTATACATATGATGGCCGCCTCTATATACGGGTAAAGTGAAGACGAAATAATAGCTTTCCTTCCTTTTTATTTAAAGATCATTTTTGTTAATCCATGTAGCTTCGATCTTTGCAAGGAGTGAAATATATTGAAGAAGACGAAGTTATCTTCGCTGACGctgcaaacacaaacactgGATCATGGGGAATCGATCGCATAGATCAGAGGACATGGACTGATGGAAATGACAGAATGACACTTGACAGTACGTACTAAAGTTAATGTTGGTATTTGTAACACTCTTTTAAAatttgttatattttcttttgatttgtgtgaagaaaaacATGGATTTTTGTGCACATGCCTCGAGATGTTTTCATGTATTATAATAACTTTACATGTCCCTTAGGAGTgccatataattatgatattagaATGTGTCTCGGGAAAATGTTTCGTGTGAATTGATATTTCTTGGGATATAGTGGATTTGATGACCACAAAATTCACATTCATAGTGATGAAGCATTTCACAGCTTATAATCAAATAATACGTTAGTCATTTGGAAGGCTTGTGAAGGTAGCCAGCCTGACCTTATACTCTTGGGTGAAAGTGCAGTCACGGCAATCGTGCACTTGAATCCAGTCAGATGTCGCACCTTTTTACTATCAATCAAAACCAAAAAGAGAATGGCTTTACATCTTCATGGAACAAAACTAATTTTTCTTCGCCTGGTGTTTCCATTTTTACGAAGAAATAATGAATACTTTGAGGAATTCACCGTGCAGGACTACAAGTAGGAATACATTCCTGAAATGAAAAGTCCAAATTTGATGAATGCCTTCGGCACCCTTTTTAAAGTAACTCATCATTTGTATTCTCgttattcttctttttatctAGTTTACTTCCATGTCTTCGTAATGATTTGAGAAATCTAACCACCATAACAATTATTTATGGAGATTCTCATTAACACGTCTCTCTATGCACTGAACACTATACAGAATTACGACACAATTCACAAATTACATAATCTGATTCATgatattattgtgtattttcaaattttactcttttGTGTTTGCTTCACGAAGAAATAATTATTGCATTTCAGTTGTGAAATATTTACTTGGcttaatttgtgaaattaagTTCTATGACGCATACATTCACCAGAATATGGAAACGGACAACATATATACGTCATCGACTCTGGAATAAACCCAAACCACAATGACTTTGGTGGCCGTGCGACAGCCCTAAAAGATGCTGATATGATTGGTGGAGATGTAAGATTATTTCAAAAGATGCTTTTCTTCGAGTTTTAAATACGTTCAGTATGATATTCATAAATGATTATGATAGTATAGCCGGGAGAACACTCTGATCGAGATATTAATTAATAGTTAATCTTACAAGCTACATATTATGCGTTATGTATCATTAAACGCActagaatgatgataataataataataataataataataataataataataacaataataataataatgataacaataatatcaataataataataataataataacaacaataataatgataataataataataataacaataataataataatgataacaataatatcaataataataataataataataacaacaataataataataataataataataataataataacaataataatgataataataaaccaAACGAACCTCTCATTCCGGAGACTGAGTTTAGTGAATCTGCATCCAGCTTTGACCATCTAGGACCTAATAATTCTCTCCcccataaaaagaaaacaaatacaaattatgtttttctcactgattttgttttgtattatgtgtgtgttccTATACATTATGCAGATTACTATGACTGACctgaagatttttgtttttcctttaaatTGACGTATACCTCAAAGTGAGCATCGTTTTCATCTTTCTGGACCATCCATGCAGGGAACTGACTGTAACGGTCATGGGACGCACTGCGCGGGAACTGCTGCCAGTGACACGTACGGCGTGGCTAACGAGGCATTTGTTTATGGAATACGTACCCTGGATTGCAATGGGTCAGGATATAAGAGCGACTCTATTGCTGGTAAACTAACAAGTCaatgtcatttcatttaatttcatctcatctcatctgctATGTATTGCCATAAAATGGAAATCATGCACCATGTGACATTTCTCTACACTTGCATAGAGCACATGTTACAGAGTGAAACATAACAGATAACAAGATATCACATATTTCATTAACTCATCATCTGgataaaacatttcatttcatttcatttcattttatttcattctcctttttcCAACATAACGCAACACAATATGAATTGGGTAATTATCACAATTGTATGCACACAACTtggaaatgatatcaaatgatacaataataaagttacatatgtatgcatgcatacgCAAAATAATACAAGTCTATGTTTCagttgggaaaaaaaaggagaactgagaggtccactaaaaagcaagcttgtagattgtgaaccactcaagaaACTCTGACGAAATAGTTGTTTGTATAATATGCTAAACACAAGTATGATTTTAACAAGacggaacaaaacaggagaCACACAATAACATGACACGACTAGACAGAAAGGTGGAAAATGGAAGgaagaaggaagaaagagaatgcctacacgctgatcaAAGAAACGaaagagggaattgaagagaTGCTTTGAACAGCCGGTGGTTGCATACAGCCGTGTAAAGAATATGATGGCTATTTCATGAATTAATGAGTTCagagattaattgattgatggttggatgatgaaccctgtggTTGTTGGGACTTGGTTAATAAAAACGAACATCAGAGAGGGTTTAATAGAAAGGATTTCAACTTACGCTTAAAGGAATACAAAGAAggagaattttttatttcacaacttaatgaattccagaatctaggacctgtgtatataaatgtattctgagccaataatgttctcagaaggggtagaTGAAACTCAATAGATTgtctggtgggataattatggaaAAATTGGTTCCttgtaaacattgaattgaatatatagGGAAGTACATTTGTGCTGAAATTAAACACAAGCTgtccaagttgaaaaaaaaatacaaatctttaactTATTTAAAGTCTTATATTTAGTGAATTATGGATCTgtatgggaacgtggcgggacgccacaaataaCACGAAGTgcccttttttgtaataacaataatctatctaataaagtttgatgagcgttaccccatgctaaaagaccgtaattaagataaggtaaaattaaagagaaatataacgtcagcaaagaagacaatggaatataaaacttaaGTTTATTAATcataccaatattacgtgaaattattgtactaatgttaataatatgTGGCCTCCATAAAAATTTATCGTCTACTGCAAtcccaaggaattttatatgagatacgCGTTCTAATTGAGTGTCATCAAAAATAATCTCTTTACGTAAAACTTTAGAATTACTAAATAACTTATACTtagttttcaaaagattaagagataatttgttagctcttatccactgggACACCtttttcaattcggaattaacaatgTGCACGAGTTCATCCggattttgatgtgaaaagaaaatatttgaatcatcagcaaaaagtataaaatgaCAACACGTCGGATGAtctgcaaaaatcattgatataaatgataaaaagtaaaggtcctaataagctaccctgtgggacgccacccTTAATGAGTTCGAGACTTGATAACGTTCTCGTTCAGAGATACGTTGTTTGCGGTTTTGCAGGTagctcttgaaccactccaaggccttcacccttattccataatgagacaacttgtaaagtaaaatttcatgatttattgtatcgaaggccttggagaagtccaggactATACCAATAAGATtgattatcaatagtatgcGCTGCGTGGTCGATAAACTTCATAAGGACATGAATGGTACTGTGTTtttgacgaaacccaaattgagaatttgtaaaaacattatgaaaagttaaaaaattaattgttcttttaaatatcaatttttccaaatcgttaaataaagatgaaagcaaGGAAATGGGCCTGTAATTACTCATATCAGAACCATCGCCTTTTTTGAACAAAGGGAAaaccttagctattttcataaaatcatgaAACACACATGATATAGATCTATTAAAAATAATAGAAAGTGGATCATCGATTGAACatataattccctttaaaatcaGATTACTTATGTCATCGTAACCAGCACTTCGCTTGTcattcattgcagtaacaatatcaataatttcataattCGTAGTTGGAACAAAAAAGATAGAACTTGGATTTGATTGACCTAAACATGTTGAAAAATGCGTATTTGACTGTGGTAACTTTTTTGCCAAATTCTCCccaaatcattgaaaaataagaattaaaaatattagCTATATCACTTGGatcttcatatattttgttatcatatcttgttgttgtaatatttgatttctttttcgaTATATTCATGGCCTGGTTCAAaaccttccatgtattcttcgtatcatgtttatatttttctagctgaaacatataatatttcctcttttctaACCGCATAATCTTAGTTAAAGTATTTCTATAGGaagtgtatttttcttttgacttctcagttttttccattttgaatttataatatAACCTATTTTTCTTATTGATTGAACGAAGAAGAGATTTTAATATCCATGGAAATCTGGGGATGTTTTATAATTAACTAACTTATCTTTTGATTTAGGTATATATTAATTTAAATGATTATTAATTATCCCTGAAAAAttattaaatgatatattaacGTCATCACTACCGTAAACACTAGACAAATCAGCCCTATCTAGGGTAGCACCAAGGCTAGCCAAATTTTCTGGTGTAGCCCTTATTCTGGttggagaaaaaacaaatttataTACCGAATACCCGAGATCGAAACATGCTATGTTAgggaaatgatcagtcatatcggataaaattatagaagaatttaaGATTTGCAATACATTAGTGAAAATATTATCAAGAAGGGTGGCGGAATGATTTGTAACGCGTGTGGGTTTCGAAATTGATGGTAAATATGAGgctgacaaaaatatttcaaaaaattcttgtgagtattatcatcatttttaatcaaatcaatattaaaatcacccattataaATCTTTACACTCATCAACAGCAACATAAATCACAGATATAGAATACTTCTCCTGTTTCTTCTAAATACGAATCCTCCTGCAATAttctaaacaaacaaaactgcaaaCAAGAAAACGATGAAGCCAGAAGAAAGTTCTTGAATTCTTGATATTTTCTGATTCTTCAATTTTTATGGACACTATTTTGCAGATTACATACGCATTTATGCCGTAGCCATTTTGATACACGTAATGTATCGTTATCTATAACTGTGATTGTCGAAATAGATAAAGAATATCTTTACTTTAAGAAGAACAAGAAATTActgatgttttgaaatgtttaccaagcttatatatctatattagatgtaaaaaataatacaatgacCACAAGGGGCACTGATGAACTCAGCAATGCGCCAGTCAATTATTAAAGGGAGGTGGCGCTATATCCAATGAGATGAACTAATGAGCGATTACTCTGAAAACTTTCCCCTGCTGCCGCTGAGGTTTCTGCAGTTCACATGACTGACTTATAACAGTGGTTGTATCCTGGTCagtaatgaaaatattaatgcCTTCTATCGAGTTCTGTGCCATAAAACATACATGTTGTCTCTTTCAATATAGCAGTGTGTCTTGAGACATTGTGTGAATTTCATTGTATACAGTATGGTAATAGAACATCACTTTGATTTTTCCCTTTTCATATCGTGAAAAGCGCTGGAATGGATTGCAGATAAAGGTATAACACCGTCCGTAGCGTCTATGTCTCTGGGCGGAAGTTATTCCTATTCCCAGAATCTGGCGGTGAAAGAGGCAAGGAGCAGCGGCATTGTCGTGGTGGTATCTGCTGGGAACGATGATGGCAATGCATGCGACAAGTCACCGGCGTCTGCACCAGAGGTATTCAAACCGCTCACAACCGCTTTATTTGTTCGAAGTTACAAGAgcacataataatgatgatgatgataataatgataataataataataataataataatgataataataataataataataataataataataataataataataataataaaccgtGTCCAAATAAACCGTGACGGTGAACTTATAGCCAAAATTATAATTAAATCAAATCTCGCTCTATAACTcccatcaggaaaaaaaaaaagaagaaaaaaaatgtctctttAGAGTCTTTATTTCTTCAGCGAAAGCCAAAGAAAAGTGCTATGCCAGACACACGCCACCTTTCTGCCAGAGTAACCCTCTAACATAGATCTACTTTCTATCGGCTTGTCCTCTTATCACATGACTTAAATTACTCCTGGAGTCGGAGTAAAATGCAATTCTATAATTATACCACTAGTCAAGATGAAAATATTAAGCAGATTTAAACCAAAGACTGTGGATGAATGTAATTTATAAACGTGTCTTTAAAGTCGATCCTCGATAGAAACGTAACTGATTCGTACATAATTTGCTCGTTTGAATGTCTGGaagcaatatattattgaaaacACTAACATGAATACAATATATGCGATGATCATCACCTAACAAGCCTAATTTCCTGACGTTTCCCGAAGtttttgcaacattttttttttcttgggaggGGGCCAAGAATTTTATTAAATCTTtgaattggaaatgaaaatctgTAGCCTTGTAAGAACCTCACACCGATGACTCCAAGGTGAAAGGGGTTAAACTTAACTTGCCCAGCTcgaaacccacaaaaagtaggcCAAAATGAAGTAACACTTTTGTATACTGAGCGTAGAAGAATAACATTTATGTATAGATCATGATAAAAACTAAATTGACAACTCGTGACAATGctgaaaatcaaatgataaTTGAAATAAAAGAGATGTAGGAAGTGCAGTTGCctagaaaagagagaaaagatgaTTTCAGACCAGTTTTAGTCTGACGTTATAGAGTGTCTATGCATATTCGCCAGCGAAGCAGCGACTGTCCCATATTATGGTTCCGAATCTGCAGATATTTCAATTTCCTCTTTACTTTTAGCCGCCAAATTTAATGGTAGTTCGAGAAAATATTATTCGCCCAGGTGAGACAAAATAAATTGTATAATTTTAGTCGGTCAAACCAAGTGATGATATACATCGTAGTTTGCTTCATCACAGAGAATCCTTATCTGTAATATTTTGTTGGCTATAACCTGGGCGATCCCAATGGCAACATTACATTATCAACCAACAAAAAGCAGGACATCTATTGTAACTGTATAGTGTGCCCCCCaaaattacaatcggatttcAGCATTGATAACTTCTAATATGATTTATCTtgctgaatgctatttcagggtctacAAATATGACATCGTATACCTAtatgttgcccccccccccccaaaaaaaaaaaataaataaaataaacaaacaaacaaacaaacaaaatcactttggttaagtggtcacgaaaaaaaaaaaatggatcccCTGTAAAGCATTGGATTGGATTGACTAACTATTTTAAAAGTTATTCTTGTGGAAGGTCCcgttgtatgattttttttttttttttttaatgggggggggggggggggttggaagaCATACGGTATTGACACTCCAGATGACACTGTGCGGATGAGCACGATGGGATAATAAATGCGGGGATGCAATGGGATCATCACATATTcaaatacatgtgtgtgtggttgCTATATCGATATTGGTAGTCAGCGAAAACAGGAATCTTCAGAATACCTTAGcatcataatttcacattttcatgaaaatgtcacaAGTCTGCCTTTCCAGTTGTCCTTCTTTCTATCAAAATTCGATTTGAAGGACTGCGTCAGTTATCCAACGGTTTCCTTTTAGCACAGGAGTGTCTCTGTTCGTAAGTTCGTGCGTGAGCTAGAACGATCAAGGTTTCAACTCAATCAGGCCCAAAGAGATTAGATCTCTTTGGTCATGTCCTATACTAAcagggggtcatcccacgagaccgacacccacgagtcatagttATACGGTCCACGAGAACGAGTATGAGTCATAGAGCCCATAAGTatgcagctcacgagtcataacaacccatgagttcgacactacgcacaaaaggctcacgagactgacactatATTTATGCAGacaaagcccatgagaccgacagtacgcaaataggctcacgagaccgacactaggtaaaGAAAGCCCACGAAACCGATACTAGGCAAAGAAGACTCACGTGACCGacaagagacaaaaaaaaaagccctcgaaaccgacactacgcaaagaaggctcacgagaccgacaggaagaacagcgccatctacatgtcaattataTGTATAGAGTGTTTACATgaaggggaaaattacatactggtGGGTGCAATTTCGAGATACGCTATCGAGCAAGAGATTATTACTAACTGAATAGCACAATCTACATGTCAACGACATCATGTATCTCCACACGTATGGCTTTCAGGGGCAGTTCTGTCACGCAACGAGGAGCGACAATTTTAACATGTTTTATTAAATAGATCGTACTCTTCAtgggattccccccccccccccgaaaaaaaaaactgttataaAACAATTGAGGACAAGAACAAAAGGCCTTAAGTTTCGATGCCATTGTGCTATTTTTGATATACTTTCTCAATTTCAGCTAGACGGTGGACAGGATTAAAGGGTTTTTTTCGCCCTTTTCTTTCTCACTTCACTAGTTAAGTAGGCTCTATAGATATCCTATCCGCCTGCTTATGTCCCTCTTCTTTGAGTTCAGTTTGTGAATTTCTCTGTAACTACAATGTGTGATATTCAACTGACGGGGGAAACACCatagcaactctccttttccatctttCATATCTTGCTCATGCCATTATCTGAACTATTACATCCTATATGATTAATTGCTGTTCAtcttgtcggtctcgtggaccttctTGCCTATAGTAAATATGTCGGACTGGAGAGCCTATTTTGCTTAGTGTCTGTCTCGTGAGCCTATTTTggttagtgtcggtctcgtgagcgtTTTAAGCGTGCATCGGTAACGTGGACTTTGTCTGCGTAGTGTCGGCCTCGTGAGTCTTTTATGTGTAGTGTCGGTcgcgtgagccgtataacttgtgggcttattttacttgatgtcgaactcgtgggctttatttacttagtgtcgaactcgcgtgatgtataactagtgggctgtatggcttgtgagctgtatgacctgtggactgtatgactcgtgggtgtcggtctcaacggtctcgtgacgtgcacccctaAAAAGGGTCTCCCAGTGTCGCTCGTGATCCAACgtaaaagtcaatgaaattcggCTAAGGAAGTCATTTCGTCATtactaaaatatttttttttcgggtattggaacaaagggaaaaataaaatgtcatgataaAACAATGAGCTGGAAATCCTCGTGATATATGCAGTGTGCATGCTCCGAGGCAAAAGGCTAAATGATATCTAATGTGCCTAAAACGTACCAATTTTCAGCCGGCAGTGTCTTTTGTAATATAGGTTTTTTCCGCTctgtttcatacttttgtcactcaaatcAATTAAAGTGCATTTAAATTCACGCACTGACGTCAAACGATCGATATCGGTCTTTCAAGATTAAAATTTGGGGAATGGAATTCATTTGGCTGCTTTAACTTCTGAGCATTCAAATAAATTGATCTGCAAATTAGTTTCATATCGGAGCATATTAtcttttgttatcatcattcGATTTATTTTTAGAGCAAAACAGTTAATTAACATGTATACGAAATCGTGAACGTACTTACAACTTCAGATGCTATGTATTGGATTTTgatactcgtgcattcaaattttaAAAAGTAGGCCTGGGGAACCTGTTTGGGCGCTCAATTTCATTTTGGGGATTCAGTTTAATGATTCGTTATTTgattttaacgatttttttttcatttttaatttgttggttttttttctattatctATATATTTAATCATGTCTGTATTTCTCTTAAAAAGCTTTGCcattatgtattttcattttgttaacgGCAGTTCATTTTATCTCAAATCAGTCAAATTTTAAACCATTTCACACAACTTTAGaattgtatatttatatatatgtgtgtttatattgATAACATGGTTGTTATTCATATTTCTATAtgaattcatattttccatTTGTCATCAATGTTCGTTTACACAATTATAATGAGGGGGCTCTGTTAAGCCGTTGCATGATAATTAAATGGTCCTTGTTTACAACTTGTAAGATGCATCTTGAATTAGACGCACTTATTTAAGACTTGCTTGCCCTTTCAGgattttgaatgactgaagaaaCACCTATGCTACTGCCATCTGATTTTGAATGCCCCTTTTCTAACCTTTGTGCTCCTAGTTTAAATGTGAATAACTCTCTTGACAATTGTGTTGCAAGAATAATTATTTCGAACGAAggaaaattattttgaatggcCATTCCTTAATCTGCATGCTCTTTGTCTAAATTGCAGgtgattcatttgaattttgttttgcacAAAGAGCAAATTCCAAcgagagaaaatgaaattaaataacCATTCGTTAAATCGTGTGCTCTTTCTATAAATTTAAATCACTCATTTGAAA encodes:
- the LOC140230091 gene encoding aqualysin-1-like, which gives rise to MKCLFLLALTVAAASALAPFHIPAKNRIEGRYIVVLEDNVELDSFISRFNSEVSVETMIKRKFSKLLNGFVIQADVAGVALNLLRSLQGVKYIEEDEVIFADAANTNTGSWGIDRIDQRTWTDGNDRMTLDKYGNGQHIYVIDSGINPNHNDFGGRATALKDADMIGGDGTDCNGHGTHCAGTAASDTYGVANEAFVYGIRTLDCNGSGYKSDSIAALEWIADKGITPSVASMSLGGSYSYSQNLAVKEARSSGIVVVVSAGNDDGNACDKSPASAPEAITVGSTDSADARSWFSNYGTCVDLFAPGSSIKSLLYSNNYGTSTKSGTSMSCPHVSGIAAVMLEMGMSAEEVYTNIVSNATPDKVSDVQGSPNLLAYCD